Proteins encoded together in one Ochotona princeps isolate mOchPri1 chromosome 20, mOchPri1.hap1, whole genome shotgun sequence window:
- the TSPAN13 gene encoding tetraspanin-13, whose amino-acid sequence MVCGGFACSKNCLCALNLLYTLVSLLLIGIAAWGIGFGLISSLRVVGVVIAVGIFLFLIALVGLIGAVKHHQVLLFFYMIILLLVFIVQFSVSCACLALNQEQQRQLLEVGWNNTASARNDIQRNLNCCGFRSFNLNDTCLASCVKSSQSCPLCAPIIGRYAGEVLRFVGGIGLFFSFTEILGVWLTYRYRNQKDPRANPSAFL is encoded by the exons TTGGTCAGCTTGCTGCTGATTGGCATCGCCGCCTGGGGCATCGGCTTCGGACTGATCTCCAGCCTGCGAGTGGTTGGCGTGGTCATTGCCGTGGGCATCTTCCTGTTCCTCATTGCGCTGGTGGGCCTGATCGGAGCTGTGAAACACCACCAGGTGTTGCTGTTTTTT TATATGATTATTCTCTTACTTGTATTTATTGTTCAGTTCTCTGTGTCTTGTGCATGTTTGGCCCTGAaccaggagcagcag CGCCAGCTCCTGGAGGTTGGTTGGAACAACACAGCTAGTGCTCGCAATGACATCCAGAGGAACCTGAACTGCTGTGGGTTCCGGAGTTTCAACCTCAACGACACCTGTCTGGCG AGCTGTGTGAAGAGCAGCCAGTCCTGCCCTCTGTGTGCTCCTATCATCGGAAGATACGCAGGGGAGGTCCTGAGGTTTGTGGGAGGCATCGGCCTCTTCTTCAGCTTCACAGAG ATCCTGGGTGTTTGGCTCACGTACAGATACCGGAACCAGAAGGATCCTCGTGCGAACCCCAGTGCTTTCCTCTGA